TTCGGCGTACTGCCGCGGCGGCAACAGGAAGAGAGTGGTGATGTCCGGATGCAAATCGGAATTGATGTAACGCATGGTGCGTTCGTATTCGTAGTCGCTGGCGGTGCGGATGCCGCGGACGATGTAGTTGGCGCCCACGCTTTGCGCGTAGTTGACCAGAAACTGGTTCTCGAAAACGTCTACCCTGAGCTTGGCCGATCCGGCCGTCACCTCGCGCAGCAGCGCCACGCGCTCCTCCACGCTGAAGGTGCAATGCTTGTCCGGATTGACGCCCACGGCGACGATCAGTTCATCGAACAGTTCCACCGCCTCGCGTATCATCCACAAGTGGCCATTGGTCACGGGGTCAAAGCTGCCGGCGTATACGGCTCGTTTCAATTGGCGTCTTCCTCTGGCTTTGGCGATGTGTTCCATGGCGAATGTATCTTGCAGGGGCGGGGTGGTAAAGCGTTTTTTGTGCGATGCGGCAAAAAATGCGCCGCATCGCGACCTTGTCATCCTATGGTCACAACTGGCAGTTGACCATCCAGCAAACGCCGAATCTATCACTAAAACAGCCAAAAAGCGCGCCCCAGAATGTCTGATGCAGGTCCATCGTCACCTTGCCGCCGACGCTGAGCGCGGCAAACACCTTGCGGGCTTTGTCTGCATCGCCCTCCAGGTTGATGGACAAGGTGATTTGCGGCGTGGGCGCCATCGGCTGAGAGGTATCGGAAATCATCAGCACATTGGGACCAAACACCAGCCGCGCATGCATGATCCAGTCGGGATTCGGCTCGCCCATGTCCGGCGCGCTCTCCGGCGCGTCGCCATAGCGCATCAGCATGGCGATCTCGCCTGACAAGGCGTCGCGGTAGAAGTTAAGCGCCTCCTCGGCGCGTCCATTGAAATTCAGATACGGATACACATGCATGGCAAGCCTCCGTGGGTGGTGGGAAGCCCAGTGTACGCCGCGCGATACGACGATGAAATGAAAAAAGCCCGCGGCGCAAAACACCGCGGGCTGCCGATGCCGATTTGGTCTCAGCCGTTGATCTCTTCCGCCCGATGGCAAGCCACCATGCGCTGATCCAGCTCGCGCAATTGCGGCACTTCCGACTTGCAACGCTCATTGGCGTGCGGGCAGCGCTTGTGGAAGGCGCAGCCGGACGGCGGGTTCAGCGGGCTGGGCAGCTCGCCCTCGATCTTGATCTTGATGCGGCGGTCTTCCGGATGAATGGACGGCGTGGCCGACAGCAGCGCCTGCGTGTAAGGGTGCAGCGGGCGCTCGTAAACGCGGGCCTTGTCGCCCACTTCCACCGCGCGGCCCAGGTACATCACCATCAGGTCGTTGGCCACATGCTCCACCACCGCCAGATTGTGAGAGATGAACACATAGGCGGTGTTGAATTCCTCCTGCAGATCCATGAACAGGTTCAGCACCTGCGCCTGAATCGAGACATCCAGCGCCGAAGTCGGCTCGTCGGCCACCACGATCTTAGGGTTCAGCATCATGGCGCGGGCGATGGCGATGCGCTGGCGCTGGCCGCCGGAGAACATGTGCGGATAGCGGAAATAATGCTCCGGACGCAGGCCGACGCGGGCCATCATCGCCCTGACCTTTTCTTCGCGCTCCTTGGCCGACAGCTTGGTGTTGATCAGCAGCGGCTCGGACAGCTGGTCGCCTATCTTCTGGCGCGGGTTCAGCGAACCATAAGGGTTCTGGAACACCATTTGCACCTTGCGGCGCATCGCCTTCAAATCGGCGCCGGTGGCCGTGGCCGCGTCCTGGCCGTCCAGGATCAGCGAACCGGAAGTCGGCTGCTCGATCAAGGTCAGCTGGCGCGCCAGCGTGCTCTTGCCGCAGCCGGATTCGCCCACCACCGCCAGCGTGCGGCCGGCCTCCAGTTCGAACGACACGCCGGCCAGCGCCTTCACCTGCGCCTTGGGCTTGAACATGCCCTGCGCCACATCGTAATAACGGGTCAGATCCCTTGCTTGCAAAACCTTAGCCATGCTGCTTCTCCTTGGCCAGCAACGGGTAGTGGCAACGCACCGCGCCATGTTCGTGGGCGGTCAATCCGGGCCGCTGGCTGCGGCAGTTGTCCTGCGCGTACGGGCAGCGCGGCGACAGCAAGCAGCCGCTCGGGCGGTCGTACTGCCCCGGCACGATGCCGGGCAGCGTGGCCAAGCGGCGCGCGCCCTTGCTGTGCTCCGGAATGGACGACAGCAGCGCCTCGGTGTAGGGATGGACCGGGTGGCGGAAGATTTCCGGCACCGTGCCCATCTCCGCCGCCTGGCCGGCGTACATCACCACCAGGCGCTGCGCCACCTCGGCCACCACCGCCAGGTCATGGGTGATCAGGATCAGCGCCATGTTCTGGCTCTTCTGCAAAGACACCAGCAGTTCCATGATCTGCGCCTGGATGGTCACATCCAGCGCCGTGGTCGGCTCGTCGGCGATCAACAGCTTGGGGTTGCAGGCGATGGCCATGGCGATGGCCACGCGCTGGCTCATGCCGCCGGACAGCTGGTGCGGATAGGCGTCCAGCCGCGTCGCCGCCGCCGGGATCTCCACCAGCTCCATCAGCTCCAGCGCGCGCGCTTTCAAGGCCGCGCCGCGCAGGCCCTGGTGCGCCTTCAGCACTTCCATGATCTGGTAGCCGACGGTGTAGCTGGGGTTCAGCGCCGTCATCGGGTCCTGGAAGATCATCGAGATGTCTTTGCCGACGATCTTGCGGCGGCCGCGCGCCGAAATGGTCAGCAGGTCCTTGCCATCGAAGCTCAGTTCGTCGGCGACGATGCGGCCCTGCCCTTCCAGAAGGCCCATCATCGCCATCATGGTGACCGACTTGCCGGAGCCGGACTCGCCGACGATGCCGACGATCTCGCCCTGGTCCACCGTCAATTCCAGCCCTTCCACCACGCGGAAGGGGTTCTTCTCCGAGCCGAACTCGACCGAGAGATTCTTGATTCGCAACAGACTCATATTCTTATCCTCAGGCCACGCGCTTCAGCTTGGGGTCCAGCGCGTCGCGCAGGCCGTCGCCCATCAGGTTGATCGCCAGCACCGACAGCAGAATGGTCAGACCCGGCATGGTCACCACCCACCAGGCGCGCTCGATGTAGTCGCGCGCCGAGGCCAGCATGGTGCCCCACTCCGGCGTCGGCGGCTGCACGCCCAGGCCCAGGAAGCCCAGGGCGGCGATTTCGAGAATGGCCGAGGAAAAGCTCATGGTGGCGTGCACGATCAAGGGCGCCATGCAGTTGGGCAGCACGGTGACGAACATCAGCCGGAACAGGCCGGCGCCAGCCACACGCGAAGCCACCACGTAATCGCGGTTCAGCTCAGTCATCGCCGAGGCGCGGGTCAGACGCACATAGGCCGGCAAGGACACGGTGGCGATGGCGATCATCGCATTGGTCAGGCCAGGTCCGAGAATGGCCATGATGGCTACCGCCAGCAGCAAGGACGGCAGCGCCATCATGATGTCCATCAGCCGCATGATGGTGGCGCCCAGCACCTTGGGGAAGAAGGCGGCCAACAGGCCCAGGATCACGCCCGGAATCAGCGCCAACAGCACCGACATCAGGCCGATGAATAGCGACATGCGCGCGCCGTAGATCAGCCGCGACAGGATGTCTCTGCCCAGCTCGTCGGTGCCGAACAGGAATTGCAGGCTGCCGCCCGCCTCCCATGCCGGCGGCGTCAGCAGGTGGTCGCGGTATTGCTCGATCGAGCTGTACGGCGCCAATACCGGCGCCAGCAGCGCACAGGCGGTGATGAACAGCACGAAGACCAGACCGGCCACCGCGCCCTTGTTGTGGGAAAAGCCCTGCCAGAACTCCTTCAGCGGAGACGGATAGGACAACGCCAGGTCGGCCGTCTGCGCGGCCGCGGTTTGATTGCTTTGGCTCATATTGCGTCCCTGCTTACTTGGCGTGACGGATGCGCGGATTGGCGATGCCGTACAGGATGTCGACGATGAAGTTGGTGACGATCACCAATGTGGCCACCATCAGGATGCCGTTCTGCACCACCGGGTAGTCGCGGCGGGCGATGGCGTCGATCAGCCATTTGCCTATGCCGGGCCAGGAGAAGATGGTCTCGGTCAGCACCGCGCCGCCCATCAGCGTGCCCACTTGCAGGCCGATCACGGTCAAGACCGGAATCAGCGCGTTGCGCAGGGTGTGGATGAAGATCACGCGCGCCGGCGACAGGCCCTTGGCGCGGGCGGTGCGGACATAATCGTCGCGCAGCACTTCCAGCATCGACGAGCGCGTCATCCGCGCGATCACCGCCAGCGGAATGGTGCCCAGCACGATGGACGGCAGGATCAGGTGCATCAGCGCGCTCTTGAACGCGCCGGAGTTGGCCTCGGGATCGGCCGCCTCGGCCAGCCAGCTGTCTATCAGCATGAAGCCGGTGCGCGGCGCGATGTCGAAGGTCAGATCCATGCGGCCGGATACCGGCGTCCAACCCAGCTTCACCGAGAAGAACATGATCAGGATCAGGCCCCACCAGAAGATGGGCATCGAAAAGCCGGTCAGCGAAACGCCCATCGCGCCGTGATCGAACAAGGAGCCGCGCTTGATGGCGGCCAGCACGCCGGCCAGCAGCCCCCAGAACACGGCGAACAGCAGCGCGGACAACGCTAGCTCCAGCGTGGCCGGGAACAGGGTTTTGAATTCGGTCCAGACGCCGGCCTTGGTGACCAGCGACTCGCCCAGATTGCCATGCAGCAGATTGCCGACATAGTCCAGATACTGGGCGTACAAGGGCTTGTCCAGCCCCAGGCGATGCAGCGCCTCGGCGTGCAGCTTGGGATCGAGCGTGCGCTCGCCCACCATCACTTCGACCGGGTCGCCGGGAATCATGCGGATCAGGCCGAAAGTCAGCAGCGTGATGCCGAAGAAGGTGGGCACCAGCAGGCCCAACCTGCGCAGGATGAATGAAAACATGGATACCTCTCCAGGGCGCTTGCGCCATCAGCGGCGGCGAGCGCCGTCAAACCTTGGATATAGAGCGTGCAGAAAGTCGGCGCGGGAGAGGCAAGACGGATGCGCGCGAGGCGCATGAACTTTGAAGAGGTGCCGGACAGCGGAATGGCAACTAAACCACCCACCAGCATTAGCTGCATCCACTGTCGCGGCAGGAGAGACAATATCAGCCCTAGCGCTTTGACAGATTGACGCAGGTCAAGCCGGCATCGCCGCCGCTCGCCCAAGCTTCTCCAGACTTGTATTCCCGTGCAGATACTGCCATGCCGAGCCGCCGTCCTCTCTAACGGAGGACTGATCGCCGCGACACTTGACGCAAGGCGGGAGCGCTTGCGCGCCCCGCCCTCTTGGCTTAATTCAAACCAGTCTTACTTGACGCTGACGCCGTAGAAAGCGTTCAGGCCGAACGGGCTCACCTTGAACCCCTGCACCGACTTCAGCATCGGCTGATTGACGGTGGAGTGGGCGATCGAGGTATACGGCAGCTGTTGCTTCACGATTTCCTGCGCCTTGGTGTACAGCTTGGTGCGCTCGGCCACATTGGCAGTGGTCTTGCCCTTCTGGATCAGGTCCTCGAACGGCTTGTAGCACCACTTGGCGAAGTTGTTGCCATTGATCGCCTCGCAACCCAGCTGCGTGCCCAGCCAGTTGTCCGGATCGCCGTTGTCGCCGGTCCAGCC
The Chromobacterium sp. IIBBL 290-4 DNA segment above includes these coding regions:
- a CDS encoding VOC family protein, which codes for MHVYPYLNFNGRAEEALNFYRDALSGEIAMLMRYGDAPESAPDMGEPNPDWIMHARLVFGPNVLMISDTSQPMAPTPQITLSINLEGDADKARKVFAALSVGGKVTMDLHQTFWGALFGCFSDRFGVCWMVNCQL
- a CDS encoding peptide ABC transporter ATP-binding protein, with the translated sequence MAKVLQARDLTRYYDVAQGMFKPKAQVKALAGVSFELEAGRTLAVVGESGCGKSTLARQLTLIEQPTSGSLILDGQDAATATGADLKAMRRKVQMVFQNPYGSLNPRQKIGDQLSEPLLINTKLSAKEREEKVRAMMARVGLRPEHYFRYPHMFSGGQRQRIAIARAMMLNPKIVVADEPTSALDVSIQAQVLNLFMDLQEEFNTAYVFISHNLAVVEHVANDLMVMYLGRAVEVGDKARVYERPLHPYTQALLSATPSIHPEDRRIKIKIEGELPSPLNPPSGCAFHKRCPHANERCKSEVPQLRELDQRMVACHRAEEING
- the coaD gene encoding pantetheine-phosphate adenylyltransferase, translating into MEHIAKARGRRQLKRAVYAGSFDPVTNGHLWMIREAVELFDELIVAVGVNPDKHCTFSVEERVALLREVTAGSAKLRVDVFENQFLVNYAQSVGANYIVRGIRTASDYEYERTMRYINSDLHPDITTLFLLPPRQYAEVSSTMVKGLVGPRGWESVIRQYLPEPVYRKMLEMYSQQ
- a CDS encoding ABC transporter permease subunit encodes the protein MFSFILRRLGLLVPTFFGITLLTFGLIRMIPGDPVEVMVGERTLDPKLHAEALHRLGLDKPLYAQYLDYVGNLLHGNLGESLVTKAGVWTEFKTLFPATLELALSALLFAVFWGLLAGVLAAIKRGSLFDHGAMGVSLTGFSMPIFWWGLILIMFFSVKLGWTPVSGRMDLTFDIAPRTGFMLIDSWLAEAADPEANSGAFKSALMHLILPSIVLGTIPLAVIARMTRSSMLEVLRDDYVRTARAKGLSPARVIFIHTLRNALIPVLTVIGLQVGTLMGGAVLTETIFSWPGIGKWLIDAIARRDYPVVQNGILMVATLVIVTNFIVDILYGIANPRIRHAK
- a CDS encoding ABC transporter permease subunit — encoded protein: MSQSNQTAAAQTADLALSYPSPLKEFWQGFSHNKGAVAGLVFVLFITACALLAPVLAPYSSIEQYRDHLLTPPAWEAGGSLQFLFGTDELGRDILSRLIYGARMSLFIGLMSVLLALIPGVILGLLAAFFPKVLGATIMRLMDIMMALPSLLLAVAIMAILGPGLTNAMIAIATVSLPAYVRLTRASAMTELNRDYVVASRVAGAGLFRLMFVTVLPNCMAPLIVHATMSFSSAILEIAALGFLGLGVQPPTPEWGTMLASARDYIERAWWVVTMPGLTILLSVLAINLMGDGLRDALDPKLKRVA
- a CDS encoding ABC transporter ATP-binding protein, with the translated sequence MSLLRIKNLSVEFGSEKNPFRVVEGLELTVDQGEIVGIVGESGSGKSVTMMAMMGLLEGQGRIVADELSFDGKDLLTISARGRRKIVGKDISMIFQDPMTALNPSYTVGYQIMEVLKAHQGLRGAALKARALELMELVEIPAAATRLDAYPHQLSGGMSQRVAIAMAIACNPKLLIADEPTTALDVTIQAQIMELLVSLQKSQNMALILITHDLAVVAEVAQRLVVMYAGQAAEMGTVPEIFRHPVHPYTEALLSSIPEHSKGARRLATLPGIVPGQYDRPSGCLLSPRCPYAQDNCRSQRPGLTAHEHGAVRCHYPLLAKEKQHG